CTGCGCGTGGCCGGTGGCCGTGTGGTGCGGGTGCAGGGCGTTGACGATGTTCTCCATGAAGGCGCCGCCGTAGCAGCTTTCCCGCACCATGGCGTCGCTCGCCTGGTCGCACGCCTCCAGCGCCATGGGCAGATGGTTCCGGTGCACCGTCACCAGCCCGTGCCCCAGGCCATGCGCGCACTGGAAGTACAGGAACGGCTTGTCGGCGTGCGGCGCGCAGAGGCCGTCCAGCACCGCCCGGCCGATGGCCTGGCCCCGGGCGCCGAGGTCCAGGAAGTAGCCCTGGACCACGCCGTGATAGCACCCCGACATCTGCGACGCGGGGCAGCCCGCGAACGTCTGCGCCACGGTTTCGGGCGATCGATACGCGGAGATGCCCAGCCCGTGCGCCAGCGAATGGGCGAGCCCCTTTACCACGGGCTCCCTGCCGGCCAGCGTGTCCAGCACCTCCATGCTCTTGCCGATCCCCGCCTGGTCGATCAACGAGACCAATGCACGCTCCACGCAGGGCCCCGCGCCGCCGGACGCGCGCCGGCACCCCTGCCACGCCCACGAGGCGATCTCGGGCGCGGGCGACTGGGCCGTCCACTCGCGCGCCTCCAGCGCCGCCGCCGGCTGGGGCGCGGCGGATGGGCGCACGGGCTGGCAGGCGGCCGCCAGGGCCAGCGCGCAGGCGGCCATCGCCGCGCGAACGGAGCCTCGGTGCATGGTGGGGGTCATGGTGGACAGGGGTGGATGATTCGGAGAGCGGCCCCGGGCATTCCGCCCGGGGCCGCTCTCGAGCGTCAGACCGGGGCCGCGGTCCCCACGAGGGATTCCAGCTCCTCGGCCCGGTGCTCCGCCGTGTGCTCGGCGACGATGCGGGCGCGGGCGGCGAGGCCGATGGCGCGGCGGTCGTCGTCGTGCGTATCGGCCAGAATGTGGACGACTTCCTCCGTGGTGGAGGGAAGCAGGATCTCCTTCCCCGGCGTGAGGAAGTGGTCGATCCCCGGCCAGCGGTCGCTGATGATGGCGGCGCCGCAGGCCGCGGCCTCGAACAGGCGGACCGACGGCGACCAGCCCGCGGCCACCATGTCGGCGCGGGTGGCGTTCAGCTGCCAGCGCGCGCTGCTGTAGAACACGGGGTGCAGCGAGGGCGGCAGGTGCGGGTTGTGGAGCACGTTCCCCGGCCACGCGGTATCAGCCGGGTACTGCGGGCCCGCGACGTAGAACTTGCGATCGGGCATCCGCCGCGCCGGCTCCAGCAGATAGCGCTCGAGCACCGGCTGCCGGTCGGGCGCGTAGGTGCCCATGTACGCCAGGTCGCTCACCAGCAGGGGATCGATCTCCGTGGGATGGTAGCGATCCACATCCACCGAGCAGTACAGCGGCCTCGCCTCGCGCGCGCCCAGCTCGCGCTCCAGCACCTCGTGCAGGAAGGGACCGCCGGTGAACGACAGGTAGCGGGTGAACAGCGGCACCTGGTCGGGGCGCAGGTACTCGGTGCCGCCCTTCCGCAGCGCGGCGACGGTCACCGGCGTGTCGATGTCGTAAAAGAACAGCGGGTCCACGCCGGCCTCGGCCAAGGCGTCGATCACCCGCGGCCCGTCCTTGACGTACGAGCCGACGATCACCGCGTCCGCCTCCTTCGCCTCGGCGATGGCGGGCGGGGCGACGGCGTTCCATTCCTCGTACAGCTTCAGGTCCACGAAGCCGGGGCGCGCCAGGTCGCGGTTGCCGCTGTACCAGGGCGCATCCCACTCGTAGAAGCTGATCTCGTGGCCGCGCTCGCTGAAGGCGCGGAGCAGGGCCCGGTACGTGGTCGCGTGACCGTTGCCCCAGCTGGACGAGATGGTCAGGCCGAATACGACCAGCTTC
This region of Longimicrobium sp. genomic DNA includes:
- a CDS encoding CgeB family protein, translating into MKLVVFGLTISSSWGNGHATTYRALLRAFSERGHEISFYEWDAPWYSGNRDLARPGFVDLKLYEEWNAVAPPAIAEAKEADAVIVGSYVKDGPRVIDALAEAGVDPLFFYDIDTPVTVAALRKGGTEYLRPDQVPLFTRYLSFTGGPFLHEVLERELGAREARPLYCSVDVDRYHPTEIDPLLVSDLAYMGTYAPDRQPVLERYLLEPARRMPDRKFYVAGPQYPADTAWPGNVLHNPHLPPSLHPVFYSSARWQLNATRADMVAAGWSPSVRLFEAAACGAAIISDRWPGIDHFLTPGKEILLPSTTEEVVHILADTHDDDRRAIGLAARARIVAEHTAEHRAEELESLVGTAAPV